In the Ictalurus punctatus breed USDA103 chromosome 7, Coco_2.0, whole genome shotgun sequence genome, one interval contains:
- the LOC100862731 gene encoding Fc receptor-like protein 5: MELRPLRVMILLISLIRVGQAQVFKPVLSVEPNSPQIFRGDTVTLTCRISGWSGPYYWYKDGVYSHGSAENYYTIKVDQSHRYRCYGSIDGRSTAWSDEVTLSVIERPKAVLTLQPDGQIFSGQEVTFTCEIRGHADTEWMYNWNKDGVQISSYTESRKYSFTPVESLSAKYTCSGRRRSDSQTSETSNTVTLTVSEKPKPELTSSREGAVLKGNPVTLSCTLKLQSAGWKFYWIKPTQSTETETETDYYNISSVSVSDGGQYRCRAGRGNPVYYTYYSDALWVNVTESPKAVVTIKPDKHVFRGETVTLRCEIQGGGDTEWTYSWYKKYNTLYPSRTTQEFSFSSVRNDDSAEYTCRGRRSDSQSSEISDAVTLTVSDAAEAVVSVSPLRWLTEGDSVTLSCEVKHSSTGWTFSWYTEVPSRDSQGSLRYSTALLSDSSRGSGGSYTLSPVTVKHTGVYMCRAERGEPVFHTRDSNLQPLWITGESPPVSLIINPSRTQHFTADSLSLSCEDQSDSTGWTVRGYTHSEAVSDCSSVSGSTCNISSLSTSHTGVYWCQSESGGRSNPVNITVHHGHVILDSPVHPVTEGHPLTLHCLSRNSKTSASGVDFYKDSSVVQSQITGEMTISTVSKSDEGFYHCKHPERGESPKSWVSVRDSGSGSSTDIVFVSVGLSLALLFIILLLILRWWHKSIQGKDRDIQQNSNQTPGQNPSQSGAEDSQSGHTPLQTDVHIYATVENASKSEAAAELSGAVYAQVMKKKESYKNKDDDAGPSDVIYTELEIKPQKKAKKNQVKASVEYGTVYSQLKQNT; the protein is encoded by the exons ATGGAGCTCCGTCCACTCCGTGTGATgatct TGCTTATTTCACTTATCCGAGTCGGACAAGCTCAAG tgtttaaacCAGTTCTGTCTGTGGAGCCGAATTCACCtcaaatattcagaggagaCACGGTTACACTCACATGTAGGATTTCAGGATGGAGTGGACCGTACTACTGGTACAAAGATGGTGTTTATAGTCACGGTTCTGCTGAAAATTACTACACTATAAAAGTAGATCAGAGTCACAGATACAGATGTTACGGGTCTATTGATGGACGGTCAACGGCATGGAGCGATGAAGTGACTCTCTCAGTGATAG AGAGACCAAAAGCCGTTCTGACTCTGCAGCCTGATGGACAGATATTCAGTGGACAGGAAGTCactttcacatgtgaaatacgAGGACATGCAGACACTGAGTGGATGTACAACTGGAATAAAGATGGTGTCCAAATATCCTCCTACACTGAGAGCAGGAAATATTCATTCACTCCTGTAGAGTCTCTCAGCGCTAAATACACCTGCAGCGGACGGAGAAGAAGCGACTCTCAGACCTCAGAGACCAGCAACACTGTTACACTCactgtgtcag AAAAACCTAAACCTGAACTCACATCAAGTCGTGAAGGAGCTGTACTGAAAGGAAACCCAGTGACTCTGTCCTGTACACTGAAGCTGCAGTCTGCTGGATGGAAGTTTTACTGGATCAAACCCACACAgagcactgagactgagactgaaacaGACTACTACAACATCAGCTCCGTTAGTGTCTCTGATGGAGGTCAGTACAGGTGCAGAGCTGGAAGAGGAAACCCAGTCTACTACACATACTACAGTGATGCACTCTGGGTAAATGTTACTG AGAGTCCTAAAGCTGTGGTGACCATAAAGCCTGATAAACATGTGTTCAGAGGAGAGACTGTGACTCTCAGATGTGAAATACAGGGAGGAGGAGACACTGAGTGGACATACAGCTGGTATAAGAAATATAACACACTCTACCCATCCCGCACAACACAggagttcagcttcagctcagttAGAAATGATGACAGTGCTGAATACACCTGCAGAGGGAGGAGAAGTGACTCTCAGAGCTCAGAgatcagtgatgctgttacactcactgtatcag ATGCAGCAGAGGCAGTAGTGAGTGTGTCTCCACTGCGCTGGCTGACTGAAGGAGACTCAGTGACTCTAAGCTGTGAGGTTAAACACTCCTCTACAGGCTGGACATTCAGCTGGTACACAGAGGTTCCCTCCAGAGACAGTCAGGGTTCCCTCAGGTACAGTACAGCGCTCctctcagacagcagcagaggatctggaggctcCTACACTCTCAGTCCTGTTACTGTGAAGCACACAGGAGTTTATATgtgcagagcagagagaggagaaccagTCTTTCACACACGGGACAGTAACCTACAGCCACTGTGGATCACTg gtgaatctcctccagtgtctctgatcatcaatcccagcagaactcaacactttactgctgactctctctcactgagctgTGAGGACCAGAGTGACTCTACTGGATGGACAGTGAgaggatacacacacagtgaggcaGTGTCTGATTGTTCATCAGTTTCAGGATCTACATGTAACATCAGCTCCCtctctacatcacacactggagtttactggtgtcagtctgaatctggaggacgcagtaatcctgtcaacatcacagtgcaCC ATGGTCATGTGATCCTGGACAGTCCTGTCCATCCTGTGACTGAGGGACATCCTCTGACTTTACATTGTTTATCTCGCAACTCAAAGACCTCAGCTTCTGGTGTTGATTTCTATAAAGATAGTTCAGTTGTCCAGTCCCAGATTACAGGAGAGATGACCATCAGTACTGTCTCAAAGTCAGATGAaggtttctaccactgtaaacacccagagagaggagagtcacCCAAAAGCTGGGTTTCAGTCAGAG ACTCAGGGTCTGGATCCAGTACTGATATAGTATTTGTGTCTGTGGGACTGAgtttggccttgctgttcatCATCCTTTTACTGATCCTGCGTTGGTGGCACAAATCCATCCAAG GAAAGGACAGAGACATACAGCAGAACAGCAATCAGACACCAGGCCAGAACCCGAGTCAGTCAGGAGCTGAGGATTCTCAGTCAGGACACACTCCACTTCAGACCG ATGTGCACATTTATGCCACTGTGGAGAACGCAAGTAAAA GTGAAGCTGCAGCTGAACTCAGTGGGGCCGTTTATGCACAGGTCATGAAGAAAAAGGAGTCATACAAGAATAAAG ATGATGATGCTGGACCCAGTGATGTGATTTACACTGAGCTTGAAATCAAGCCAcagaaaaaagcaaagaaaaatcaGG TGAAGGCCAGTGTAGAGTATGGAACTGTTTACTCACAGCTGAAGCAGAACACATAG